TCACATCCGTAGCCAGAACGGCGGCAATGCTGCCAAAGGTAATCCCGTTTACATATTCGTAGAAGGTCAGCTGCCCCACCTGCTGTTTACCCAGCAGCCGGGCATAGACCATGATCGCGGTGAAGGCCAGGACGGTCTGAACCACTACCCTAGCCAGGTCCACGCTGGCGTCCCCTCAGACGCGCTCCTTATGGCGCAGATAGTAAAGAAGCAAGAGACCGCCGATGAGAAAGCCCACCGTGGCCAGCCCGTCCCAGAGCAATTCCCTCATGTCGCCCACCTCATTATGCTTAGTATCCCCCCTTTCCCCAGTCCTAGTCTCATCCCCGTCGGGCCTGACTGGCAGCTATCCTTTCTTCGTTCCACCCGGCCGGCAGCCGTGCCGTTTGGCCGTCCGTCCATACCAGGTTCTTCGCTGCCAGGCCTCGGCACCATGCCCGGCGCAGCAGCGGTACCGGGGCCAGAGTACGCAGCCCAAAGCCGTTTTCCAGCCACACTTCGCTGCGGAAAGGCGATTGCTCCAAGCGGCGGTAGAAGACCACCCGCTCCAGCACCACATAACCCCAACGGGGTCCCCGGCGCATGGGCAGGGGTACCAGGGTCAGGCCCGGCGCCAGTGGTAGCGGTAGAACACCCGGTTGGGGCCGGTTACCCACCAGACGGCGCAACCGCCACCGGAGGCCGCCCCAGTCTACACTCAGCCGTCGGGCCAGTGCCAAAACCACCTCCCGTGGTGGGCGACTGGAAAGCCCCACTTCTCCGTTAGACCACCACAGGACGGAGCCGCAATCGGCAGGTATTACGGCCTGCAGCCCCGTCCACCGGGTCTCGGTTGGCGTTTCCATCCTCCTCCGTTTCACCTCGAGAGCTAGACTTTCTGGGCGGACACAAAATCCTTAAGGCCGGAAAGGATCTGGCCGAGGCGCGACCACCGGCCGTAAAAGCGTATGTAGGCCCGGATGGTCTCCAGGGCAATATCCCGCTGGGTCAGCTTCTCGGTCCGCATTACCGCGTGACCGCCGTCGTAGCGCGACCAGTCGTAGGTGGCGATGCGGTTCTCCGCCTGGGCACGGCGAAAGAGCTCGGTCCCGGGAAACGGGGTCAGAATGGAAAACTCGGCGATGTCCGGATTGAGCCAGCGGGCGTACTCCACGGTCTGCCGGATGGTCTCCCGGGTCTCCGAGAGCCCGCCTACTATGAAGCTTCCCCAAACCCGGATGCCGTAGCTCTTTAACAGCTTTACCGCCCGCGCGGCAACATCGGTGGTGAAGCCCTTCTTGTAGGCCTGCAGCATGGCTTCACTGGCACTCTCCAGGCCCAGGAAGACCATCTTGGCTCCCGCCCTGGCCATTTCCTCCACCATACGCTCGTTACGAACTATGGTGTCCACCCGAGAAAAACACCACCAGAAGATGTCCAGGCCCCGCCTGGTGATCTCCTGGCATACCTCCAGTACCCGGCGGGGGTTTAGGGTGAAGTTGTCGTCCAGGAAGGCTATGGCCTTAAAGTTGTAGCGGTCGGTGAGATGTTCAATCTCGTCCACTATGTTCTTGGCGCTCCGGGCCCGCCACCGCCGGCCGGCAAAGCTGGAAGAAGAGCAGAAAAAGCAGTTGTGCGGACAGCCCCGGCTGGTAACCATGCTGGTGAGCAGGCGACCGCTGAGGTGGCTGTGGCGGTACTTGTGCATGGGAAGAAGGTCCCGGGCGGGCAGGGGTAGGGCGTCGAGATCCCTTACCGGCTGGGCGTCCGGGGTGCGGCAGACCTGGCCGTCCACCAGGAAAGATATGCCCGGCACGTCGGCCGGGTTGCCCCCGGCGCCGAGACAGTCTACCAATTCCGGGAAGACGTTTTCTCCTTCCCCCCGCACTATGTAGTCCACGGCTCCGGTTTGCAGGGTATCGGCGTCCATGAAGGTGGCGTGGTATCCGCCCATAACCACGGTTCTGCCCGCCTCCTTGGCCCGGCGGGCGATGTCCAGGGCCTCGGGGTGGCGGCTGGTATCGCCGGAGATACCCACCACGTCCCACCGGGACCAGTCCAGGCCGTCCAACGCCTGCCGGTCCACGTTGAGGTCCAGGACCTGGACCTCGTGCCCGCGCCGGCGCACCATTTCCGCCAGGTAGGCCAGTCCCAGGGGAGGCAGCACCAACCCGAGCCGGTAGTAAATTCCCTTGGAGGGCGGGTTGATCAAGAGCACGCGCACGAGGCTACCTCCTACCGAAAGTATCCTGCCCCGCCGGGCAACCCCTTTAAACCGACGGCCTTCCCGGCTGGAACCCGTGCCGGTTGCGGTGCTCCGCCGGCTGGGTCTCCTTCTTTTGGGAGAAGCCCAGCAGGTTGGCCACCACCACGGCGGCGATCACGATGGCCGCCAGCATGAGCAGGCTTTGGGCGGTGGTGAGCATGGCCAGGAGAACCGCGCAAAGGCTGAGCGAGGTATGCATCCCGTATATAAGTAGCACTGCCTGGCGCTGGTTTAGACCCATCCGCAGCAGGAGATGGTGCAGGTGCTCCTTGTCGGCGGAGAACACCGGCCGGCCCTGGACCAGGCGCCGCACTATGGCCCAAAAGGTGTCCAGAATGGGGAGGCCTAGGGCCAGCACCGGCACCAGGAGGGAGAGCACCGTGGTGCTCTTGGCCGTGCCCAGCACGGCCAGGGCCGCCAGATTGAAGCCCAGAAACATGGCGCCGCTGTCGCCCATAAACAGGAGGGCGGGATGAAAGTTGTAGCGGAGGAAGGCGGCCGCCGTGGCTGCCAGCGCCACTGCGGCGACGCCCACCTGGCCCTGCCCTTCCAGCCAGGCCACGGCCGCCAGGCAGGCGCCGGCGATAGCCGCCACCCCCGCGGCCAGGCCGTCCAGGCCGTCGATCAGGTTGAGGGCGTTGGTGATGGCCACCAACCACAACACCGTGACCGGGAGGCTGAAACCTCCCAGGAAGATGAGGCCGTCCCAGGGATTGGTGAGAAACTCCACCCGTACCCCCAGGAGCGAGGCCAGCACCGCGCCGGCGACCTGCCCGGCCAGCTTGGCTCTGGGGCTGATACCCTTAAAGTCGTCGACCACCCCTACCAGAAAAACCACGGTTCCGCCGGCCACCAGCCCCCAGACGTGGGGAAACCGGCCGAAGGCCAGCAGGGCCAGCGTGAACCCCAGGTAAATGGCCAAGCCTCCCAGACGCGGAGTGGGCCGGTGGTGGACCTTGCGCTCGCCGCCTACGTCCACCGCCCCCCAGCGCTGGGCCCACCGCCGCGTCAGGGGGGTGATCAGATAGCACAAAACAAAAGCGGTAAGAACGGCCGGTAAAAGCACTGTCTGCCTCCCCCAGAGTCTCTCCGGTTGCGCTTCCTCTAGCGAATGACGAAGAGAAACTCCGCCTCCGCCACCAATTCCTGTTCAACCCAGGCCTTACCCTGACCCCTTCCCGCCGTATCCCTCACCCGCAGGAGTTCCACCTCGAGCCGCAGCTGATCGCCGGGATAGACCGGCCGCCGGAACCGTGCCCGGTCTATCCCGCCGAAATAGGGGACCCGGTCCCGGTATTCCGGCAGGGCCAGCAAGGCAACGGCGCCGGTCTGGGCCAGAGCCTCCAGGGTCAGCACCCCCGGCCACACCGGGTCACCGGGGAAATGCCCCGGAAACATCGGCTCGTTAAGGGTAACGTTCTTGATCCCCACCGCCCGCTTGCCCGGCTCCAGAAGAAGGATGCGGTCCACCAGCAGAAAGGGGTAGCGGTGCGGCAATAAGCTCAGTATTTCCCTAGCTTCCAATTATTTTCTTTCCTTCCGTTCGCGGCTCGACGGTCTTTGTATTCGACGGGCGCTCCAGGAATCCTTCCCCAAACTATATTTTACCAGGATCGCTGGCCGGGTCTGAGTCTGGACAGCCAGTCGATTCCCGGCAGGTGCATGGCCCTGGCGACGGCCAGATAGAGCCCGCTTGCGGCCAGGACCAGGAGCGTCACCTCCAGCGCCAGCGCGGCCGGACCCAGACCGCGGGCGGGCCAGAAGTGTAAACCCAAGCTTACCATTGCGGCCGGCAGAATACAAGCTCCCAGGGCGCGGGCCAGGGTTGCCAGCACCGGGCAGGGCCGCAGGGCCGGCAGGCGGCGGGATAGGCCGTAGAAGATAAGGGCGGCGTTGACCGTAGCCGCCAGGGAGTTGGCCAGA
This DNA window, taken from Clostridia bacterium, encodes the following:
- a CDS encoding B12-binding domain-containing radical SAM protein, translated to MRVLLINPPSKGIYYRLGLVLPPLGLAYLAEMVRRRGHEVQVLDLNVDRQALDGLDWSRWDVVGISGDTSRHPEALDIARRAKEAGRTVVMGGYHATFMDADTLQTGAVDYIVRGEGENVFPELVDCLGAGGNPADVPGISFLVDGQVCRTPDAQPVRDLDALPLPARDLLPMHKYRHSHLSGRLLTSMVTSRGCPHNCFFCSSSSFAGRRWRARSAKNIVDEIEHLTDRYNFKAIAFLDDNFTLNPRRVLEVCQEITRRGLDIFWWCFSRVDTIVRNERMVEEMARAGAKMVFLGLESASEAMLQAYKKGFTTDVAARAVKLLKSYGIRVWGSFIVGGLSETRETIRQTVEYARWLNPDIAEFSILTPFPGTELFRRAQAENRIATYDWSRYDGGHAVMRTEKLTQRDIALETIRAYIRFYGRWSRLGQILSGLKDFVSAQKV
- a CDS encoding undecaprenyl/decaprenyl-phosphate alpha-N-acetylglucosaminyl 1-phosphate transferase, with the protein product MLLPAVLTAFVLCYLITPLTRRWAQRWGAVDVGGERKVHHRPTPRLGGLAIYLGFTLALLAFGRFPHVWGLVAGGTVVFLVGVVDDFKGISPRAKLAGQVAGAVLASLLGVRVEFLTNPWDGLIFLGGFSLPVTVLWLVAITNALNLIDGLDGLAAGVAAIAGACLAAVAWLEGQGQVGVAAVALAATAAAFLRYNFHPALLFMGDSGAMFLGFNLAALAVLGTAKSTTVLSLLVPVLALGLPILDTFWAIVRRLVQGRPVFSADKEHLHHLLLRMGLNQRQAVLLIYGMHTSLSLCAVLLAMLTTAQSLLMLAAIVIAAVVVANLLGFSQKKETQPAEHRNRHGFQPGRPSV
- the fabZ gene encoding 3-hydroxyacyl-ACP dehydratase FabZ, translating into MEAREILSLLPHRYPFLLVDRILLLEPGKRAVGIKNVTLNEPMFPGHFPGDPVWPGVLTLEALAQTGAVALLALPEYRDRVPYFGGIDRARFRRPVYPGDQLRLEVELLRVRDTAGRGQGKAWVEQELVAEAEFLFVIR